A genomic segment from Triticum dicoccoides isolate Atlit2015 ecotype Zavitan chromosome 1A, WEW_v2.0, whole genome shotgun sequence encodes:
- the LOC119362699 gene encoding uncharacterized protein LOC119362699: MTGSSSSWSVPPASGECSLQNGERYEITKALLKCKMAEGSSVSQHLVKLVGYMWRLEALGSAIPAWLCTDLILLSLPPSFNGFIMNYMMYKMDKSVNELLGMLKNAEFWMQKDTNHVTKKTTSFKKKGKVKNGKGVSKTDTKGKPKRGPTKETECFFCKDKGHWKRNCKKFLAEKKSGKSSTRTSEDTRTAEE, from the exons ATGACGGGTTCTTCTTCATCTTGGTCTGTTCCGCCAGCCTCTGG GGAATGTTCTTTACAAAATGGCGAACGTTATGAGATAACCAAGGCCTTATTGAAGTGCAAAATGGCAGAAGGAAGCTCAGTGAGCCAACACCTGGTCAAGCTAGTTGGTTACATGTGGAGGTTGGAAGCTTTGGGCTCTGCGATCCCCGCTTGGCTTTGTACTGATCTTATCCTTCTGTCTCTCCCGCCAAGCTTTAATGGCTTTATCATGAATTACATGATGTACAAGATGGACAAGAGCGTGAATGAATTGCTCGGGATGCTCAAGAACGCGGAGTTTTGGATGCAGAAAGACACCAATCATGTGACgaagaagaccactagtttcaagaagaagggcaaagtcaAAAATGGCAAGGGCGTCAGTAAGACCGACACCAAGGGAAAGCCTAAACGCGGGCCTACTAAAGAGACAGAGTGCTTCTTCTGCAAGGACAAGGGTCACTGGAAAAGGAATTGCAAAAAGTTTTTGGCAGAAAAGAAGTCTGGAAAGTCCAGCACAA GGACTTCCGAGGACACAAGGACTGCTGAAGAATGA